Proteins encoded in a region of the Elaeis guineensis isolate ETL-2024a chromosome 7, EG11, whole genome shotgun sequence genome:
- the LOC140859304 gene encoding uncharacterized protein produces MSSSTNTAIRSALVVQPNTLRSSSPNSAQETQPRPRGVKICDHCHKPGHIKAYCYELHGRPNRGRGRGGGRFGRGREDSSNQPASSQDNFAQIDISDQIHALNCSNFSPWVVDSGASNHMTGSFRDFVSYIPCSGRDKVRFADGSFILISGKGSIKCTSELSLSSVLHVPRFSINLLSINAITNYLDCAVTFFKTHCVFQEPKTGRKLGIGIMRNGLYYLEGGVSGGYSETSLTVSSSQKEDLLLQHRRLGHLSFTLLARIFPTIFETYKEKLVCDACELAKYTRSTYPNSGRRSKAMFEVVHSDVWGPCGTTAISESITHSPVSRSSSPVPTVSSSTTNGNSPVPPIHFTLDNDDLNVSIALRKPTRHAGIPTRLKDGVGYKHDITNFVSYESLSPSYQSFIASLSSVSIPENWKVAKKNPKWKAAMLEEMQALEKNNTWKLVPLPAARCKERFSSWRTSGGSIYECSSRICYCLNSGQRDDSEEIAHLKAQLAQAFEVKDLGHLRYFLGIEVARSSKGIFLSQRKYILDLLTKTGHLIYLSHTRPDIAFAVSVVSQFMHDPHSVHMDAVIRILRYLKSRPDRGLLYSCHGNLRVECYTDADWVGSLDDRRSTSGYCTFVGGNLVTWRNKKQNVVARSTAEAEFRAMAHGVCEILWLRILLLELDLYQSSPLMLYCDNKAAINIANNPVQHDRTKHIEIDRYFIKEKLDARIIFISEGVAEDDADDEAVFQKLPSYRSKPD; encoded by the exons ATGTCTTCTTCTACGAACACAGCTATACGATCTGCACTTGTGGTACAACCTAATACTCTTAGAAGCTCGTCTCCTAATTCTGCTCAAGAAACTCAGCCTCGACCTCGTGGGGTTAAAATATGTGACCACTGTCATAAGCCGGGCCACATCAAAGCTTATTGCTATGAGCTACATGGTCGTCCAAATAGAGGCCGTGGTCGTGGAGGTGGTCGTTTTGGTAGAGGCCGAG AAGATTCTTCAAATCAACCAGCCAGTTCTCAGGATAATTTTGCCCAAATAGATATCAGTGATCAAATTCATGCTCTTAACTGTAGTAATTTTTCTCCATGGGTTGTTGATTCTGGAGCATCCAATCATATGACTGGATCCTTTAGAGATTTTGTGTCTTATATTCCCTGTTCTGGTCGTGATAAAGTTCGTTTTGCTGATGGCTCCTTTATCCTTATTTCTGGAAAAGGATCTATCAAATGCACTTCCGAATTATCCTTATCATCTGTTCTACATGTCCCAAGATTTTCTATAAATCTCCTATCCATTAATGCTATTACAAATTATCTTGATTGTGCCGTAACTTTTTTCAAAACACATTGTGTCTTTCAAGAACCAAAGACAGGGAGGAAACTTGGGATTGGCATAATGCGTAATGGGCTCTACTATTTGGAGGGAGGAGTGTCTGGAGGCTATTCAGAAACCAGTTTGACTGTTTCATCTTCACAAAAGGAAGATCTGTTGCTCCAACACCGCAGGCTTGGTCATCTTTCATTTACTCTCTTAGCTCGTATATTTCCAACTATTTTTGAAACATATAAAGAGAAGCTTGTATGTGATGCCTGTGAACTAGCTAAATACACTAGAAGTACTTATCCAAACTCAGGCCGACGTAGTAAAGCAATGTTTGAGGTAGTTCattctgatgtatggggaccCTGTGGGACCACCGCTATTTCTG AGTCTATTACGCATTCTCCAGTCTCCAGGTCTTCCTCTCCTGTCCCAACGGTTTCATCTTCTACGACCAATGGTAATTCTCCTGTACCTCCCATCCATTTTACATTAGATAATGATGATCTAAATGTTTCTATTGCTTTACGGAAGCCTACTCGTCATGCTGGTATTCCTACTCGACTTAAGGATGGAGTAGGGTACAAACATGACATCACTAACTTTGTATCCTAtgagtctctctctccatcttatcaGAGTTTTATAGCTTCTTTGTCTTCTGTCTCCATACCCGAGAACTGGAAGGTTGCTAAGAAAAATCCCAAGTGGAAAGCCGCCATGCTTGAAGAAATGCAAgcactagaaaaaaataatacatggaaacttgtacctttgccagctg CTCGATGTAAAGAACgcttttcttcatggagaacttcaggAGGAAGTATATATGAATGTTCCTCCAGGATTTGCTACTGCTTAAACAGTGGGCAAA GAGATGACTCTGAGGAGATAGCTCATTTGAAGGCTCAGCTGGCACAGGCATTTGAAGTAAAGGATCTTGGACATCTTCGATATTTTCTTGGGATAGAAGTTGCTCGTTCTTCAAAAGGGATTTTTCTCTCccaaagaaaatatattctagatcttCTTACAAAAACTG GGCATTTGATTTATCTATCTcatacacgacctgatattgcATTCGCCGTTAGTGTGGTAAGTCAGTTTATGCATGATCCACATTCAGTTCATATGGATGCTGTGATACGGATACTTCGTTATCTCAAAAGCCGTCCTGATCGAGGTTTGCTTTATTCTTGTCATGGCAACCTACGAGTGGAGTGTTATACTGATGCTGATTGGGTTGGATCACTTGATGATCGTCGCTCTACCTCAGGTTACTGTACTTTTGTCGGAGGTAATCTAGTCACTTGGCGAAACAAGAAACAGAATGTAGTTGCTCGATCTACTGCTGAAGCAGAGTTTCGAGCTATGGCACATGGCGTATGTGAAATTCTATGGTTACGGATCTTGTTATTGGAACTAGATCTTTATCAATCATCACCTCTTATGCTATATTGTGACAACAAGGCAGCaatcaatattgctaataatccagTACAG